AGTGCCAAAAATCGAAATAATGGGCGAGTCGGACTTGTACGTGAAAGCGGGCAGCACGGTGAGCCTGAAATGCGTGATCACGCAGGCGCTCGAGGAGCCCGCCTACATCTTCTGGTACCACAACGACGAGCGCGTGCTCAACTACGACCGCAGCCTCGTCGAGATCCGCATGGAGCGAGTCGCGCCCGACACCACGGTACATACCATACCATATAGTACATACATTGCATTAATCATCAGCAGGAGAGTAATAAATCGTAAGATTGATCAAACAGTTCAAATATCATCAAGTTtctataaatgataataaaccCTCTGTATTCTTATCttcatttttacttttaccCCGGGTCCACACTCTTTACGGAGCAAGGCGGGGCGACACGAGTGTGAATGTGTGGTTTGCACTCTCGCCGACTCTCTCGCACGCGTAATGTACTATTTTGTCATTTCCATTATCATCATTCACATATTTTGCTGTTTTATGCCGTCTCCTTTTTACATTTAGTTGATATACACAATTTTCTGTAAGCGTATAATGCAGCAATAATAGTAACTGCAATCACATGAATCTGGTACCAGACATAGCGACCAGCTGTAAGCGCGTCGCCTAATAGGCCGTAATGGAGCCTCCGCGAGGCGATCCCGCGAGAGTGTGGATCcaggaatatataataatgtgaaAGGCCATGGAATGTATACGCCGCGTGAAAACGCGGGCGTAGCTACGAGCAATAtcaattgaataattattaataataattataataggtacTCTATTAggttattatttactagaacAAAGAAAAAATGCCACTTGTATATAAGAGTCCGCCcgcaaaataaaattctttattacgTATTTTCAAGTTTATCACAAGGTTATTTTGAAGAAACCAAATAGTGCTAAGGTTGAGTATATAGAACGGACATTAGGAAAATtagcatacaaaaattttgcgctcatgtgaCGATTACTCAATCTACcaaatagcaaaacattttttttctatatattttatcatgatttgcacgttttttaATGCGAATGTAACATAATTtccgtaaatatatattttttgtattaatatgtaaGGACGCAATGACAACTCGCTATACGGActtttcaaataagacagcgacttattaccaattgttaataacttttggagcaaaactGTTGGctctgatgtccggtctataacgaACTTTATAAGTTAATGAAATGAAAGGAaaggaaatgaaataatttatttgagccTGTTAGATAttacacattatttagattccgtcaatatgaactctactaccagttcggaaagcagttcttagtagagaagaacgggcaagaaaatgtggtgttgctcttttcaaaaacaatattaaaaattggtGGTATTTGAGCCAAAATCgtcttgtaaaattaataaactaaaccTGATAAGAATCTATTTTTAAGCTAACTTTGCTTGCGGTTTCACCTGCGTGGatatcagtgtgtcacaaattTTTTCCAACCATGCGACCTCTAACAAAAATCGTTAtgtttcagtcaatttacataaagatatcttatatttatgcgatttttagacattcaaatttaactatttttttttattttatcgcggtttggAAAAAAATTATGGCTTGTCTTAATATCCGCAACTAGACAAGCCACATATCATTGCCAAAGAGCACCgcttcctgcctaggatgattcgagaggctattgaaattaaaaatcattcgaATTTCAATAAAGATATGATTGGAAGCTTGTACAAGCCTGGGAttcagttctacatttaattaaatcggaacccaaaacaAACGACTGCCGGACTTCAAGAcgctgtgagctcattctgcttCGGACTCGCATTCAGATCGGAccatcaacagctaaaaaatttaaaaagttgtataattgtaaaatgttaatgatattgtaattttgactggGCTGATGACCAAGacctcagtccgctccgtgactacgaaggctggaaagtattcgaaacgtcgggataaaattaaaatataaaaaccgcgataaaatcttaaaaatggtttgaataaacaatttacataaaaccgttatATACTAACCTAAACCTTCAAGAATTGAACTATCTTTTAGAGAAAAcagtacaaaaatccgttcagtagattttgggaaaatcgatctcatacagacagatagcaattggaggactttgttttataatatataggtatagatAGACGAATAGAAGTAATTACTAAAATGTTTCAAAAGTTATGTACAAGGTAATCAATACACTTCTGTTAAATGGTGGAACAGATTTAGGCTTTCTACTTTAGGACCTTCGTGATATCTTAATTGGTATCATTAAATACTAATCTTGAACGTCGATGTGTTCATTTTTCTACCCCACACAATGAACAgatgacaatatataatattatttagctaTAACAGAGGCAGTTTTTAATACAGAGTCTAGGCCATGTGATTTGCTGTCTCACCTATCATTTTGTACACTGCCTCTGTGCTTGTGACCCGTGAGTGGTGAGTGATGCGTCACGTGTGATGTTGCAGGTGGGCAACCTGATCATCTACAGCTCGCGGCGCGAGGACTCCGGCAACTACTCGTGCGCGCCCTCCAACCTCGACTCCGCCTCCGTGGTGCTGCACGTGCTCAGCGGTAAGTCGCGCTCTCTACGCACTTATTCCACATTCAGATAAACTTCAACTTGGATTTTTAATACCTGCACGACCTCTGGCACTACGCCTACAGCACGAAACTGATGAACATATTGTAGTGTGTAAGAGTATGTAAGTAGATGCAATTTGCTGTATgcaacagtggcgaagagtggCATTTTCCGCAAGAGAGCCCGTCACAACATATTGGTACtaacaatatgcataaatgcggtcttcaaatcgttccaacgaaaataaaattttatatatcttacGAAACATTatccggcaggaatcgggttatgcGGCTCCTTCACCACTGATATGCGAAGCAGTATAATAAAGAGACGAACACCGTCAACACGTCTCCACGTCAATCTTCCTTTActgttttaaaactatatttagttTCTTGAAGGAAAATACACCTGCTTAAGTCTAATGAGACAGTAACTTTCCCACATGTTAATAATGGTACTTAAATATTCGCGACCAACCGTGAATGCACTAGTTACATCTCTGCTCGCTAGCTCTCTCTCTGCCGAACTAAAGATTCAGTTTTATGGTAgtcatttttcttttatttcagcataatttcgaaaaatattacaGTACCTAGTAATGATAGCGTGTCTAATGTTCAGCCGCCCCGATACGACTCTGTGTTGTCAtcgacattaaatataatatagtattttaaataataacaaggcTATAAAGGTATGAACCATTGCTAGTGCTAGTCAGTGATGTGTCATGACATTTAAACGTATAAATATAACATGCTTGACATCCTAGTTTTGTCTGGACGTAACATGCGTCCCTTCCGCCCAGGGTCCCTCACACCTGGCTGTAACTGAAACTTAATTAGCTgtccaataatatttaaagggTTTAACGCTACAGCTATGTgtaatgtgtgatgtgtgtgcGTTTTGCAGGCGAGCAGCCCGCGGCGATGCAGCACGGAAACGCGTCCCCCCgcacgccgcgcccgccgccgccgcccgcgctcgCACTTGCCGCTGGCGCGTGCGCAGTACTCGCTCCACGCCCGCCGCGCCGAACACTCGCGTTGCTCGCTGCGCTACTAGCGCTACTGTTGTTAGTATACTCAGCCCTCATAAATACTCTGTTGGACACTTTAAATACCACCAGCTAATCTATAAATCCTCTGGCGCTGTGATTTATAGGCAGTTAGATAAATACCAATTCCCCGAACCGCTCATCTAAGCgaaattcattatattaaagGCCACAATATAGAAATAGAGAAGAAAGATTTATCCTATGTGAACATCTTAATATTATGGTCTTATTATAAGTTAGACGTTGTGGAAACTAAGCCCAGTCTTTGTACGAAATTCCATCttaatgttatgattttttaatcacCTAATgctgtgataaatatttttttatgtgtgaaTGTAGTTAGAGATGATGCGTGTGCGTTGTTGCAGGTTGCTGTGTCACGACGAGGACGAGCGCAAATAGCGGAGCGACCGCCGTCCGCACCGCGTCTGTACATATACTGTAAACTTGTACATACctatacatactataaatatatattataaatatagttactTATTGATTACAAATAACATTACGTAAGTAAGGGGAGGTTATAGCGACATCGAAATTATTACATTGCTGCCGTCGCGCAGGGTGCGGACGGACCCGATTGGATTTGTTAAACAGTACAAACGATAAATCGAACCAATGGAATTGTGTGCCGTCGCTGTTAAGTTTTACGTCAGTTTGTTGGACGGTTCGTTTCAAGTGTGATATGATTTGACGCCGACTCCGacagcggcgcgggcggcgacTGAGGGGGAGTGGGTCTAGTCTCTACGACCAGTGATACAATCGCTCGTCTTAACCGAGGACAAGCATTGCCACGTATGTTGAGTTGCCGT
This genomic stretch from Manduca sexta isolate Smith_Timp_Sample1 chromosome 8, JHU_Msex_v1.0, whole genome shotgun sequence harbors:
- the LOC115450720 gene encoding lachesin, which translates into the protein MCACSWRLHALTALLVLAAHLIKVLSCGEVGGAVGGARLHKRYVGLYTGPYFDPSAPNNITTQLGTHAYLPCKVRQLSNKSVSWIRRRDAHILTVDRFTFIADERFQAFLVEATDTWTLQVKYVQARDAGVYECQVGTEPKMSHFVQLNVVVPKIEIMGESDLYVKAGSTVSLKCVITQALEEPAYIFWYHNDERVLNYDRSLVEIRMERVAPDTTVGNLIIYSSRREDSGNYSCAPSNLDSASVVLHVLSGEQPAAMQHGNASPRTPRPPPPPALALAAGACAVLAPRPPRRTLALLAALLALLLLLCHDEDERK